From the genome of Roseinatronobacter sp. S2:
CAGGACGGCGAAGGGCTGGCGCCTGCATTATGCGAACGCCTTGGCCTGTTTCTTGATCTGGACGCGCTGGCATGGGCCGATACGGGGCCATTTGCCCTGCCCATGGACCAGATTACGCAGGCGCGCGCACGCCTGTCGCAGGTGCGTATCACGCATGATGCGCGCACGCAGGTGACGGGCGTTGCAGCGGCCCTTGGCATAGACAGCATGCGCGCGCCCTTGTTGACGCTGGCTGCCGCGCGGGCGCATGCGGCTTGGCGCGGCGCCACAGAACTGGACGCGCAGGATCTGGCACTTGCTGTCGCGCTGGTGCTGGCGCATCGCGCGACTGCTGTGCCTGACGCGCCCCCTGATGATACGCCGCCACCCCCGCCCCCCCAGCCGTCGGATGATGCTGCCCAAACACCGCCCGACACGGACGGCGCGCAAGACATCCCCGACGATATGCTGATTGACGCGGCACGCGCGGCGCTGCCTGCGGGCGTGTTGGCGAAATTGCAGGCCGGTCGTGTGGCGCGCGCGGTGCAGGGCCAGTCCAGTTCGGGCGCTGTGCGCAAGTCCAAACGCCGCGGGCGGCCCTTGCCATCGCGCGCGGGCGCGCTGGATTCGGCAGGCCGTGTCGATGTGGTCGCAACCCTGCGTCAGGCGGCCCCGTGGCAGAAACTGCGCCGCCAGTCCCGCCCCGATGCGCGGGCAGGGCAGGTGTTGCTGATGCCGTCAGACATTCGCGTCAGGCATTTTCGCGCGCAAACCGACCGCGTGCTTATATTCGTGGTCGATGCGTCGGGGTCCAGTGCCCTGGCGCGCCTTGCAGAAGCCAAGGGCGCGATTGAGTTGATGCTGGCAGATGCCTATGCCACGCGTGACCATGTTGCGCTTGTCAGCTTTCGCGGCAGGAATGCTGACCTTAGTCTTGCGCCCACGCGGTCACTGGTTCAGGCAAAACGCCAACTGGCAGGCCTGCCCGGTGGCGGGGGCACGCCCTTGGCGGGCGGCTTGCAGGTTGCGCTGGAAACGGCGCTGCATGCGCGCGGCCATGGCATGGCCCCCACCTTGGCGCTGCTGACGGACGGGCGCGGGAACATCGCGCTGGACGGCAGCGCGGACCGCGCGGCTGCGGGCACAGATGCCGTGCAGCTGGCGCAGTTGATTGCGCGGCAGGGCATTCCCGCGCTGGTTATTGATACGGGCCTGCGCCCGAACCCGCATCTGGCCAGTTTGTCCGCGCATATGGGGGCCACACAGATTGCGTTGCCACGCGCGGATGCGCGCGCATTATCGGCGACACTTTCCGCCGCATTCGGGGATTAGAGGATGCGTGCTGTCCCGCAAGATTGGCCGCTATGCGAATATTCCCAGCTTATCCGCTGCCGTCCGCATGAATGGCATGTCCAGATTGCGGGCACGGGGCCGGATGTGCTGCTGCTGCATGGGGCGGGCGCGTCCGGCCACAGTTTTCATCGCCTTATGGGGCATATGCCCGGCTGTCGCCTGATTGTGCCCGACCTGCCCGGGCAGGGCTTTACGCGCGCGGGTGGTCTGATGCGGCTGGGGCTGGATGCTATGGCAGATGACCTTTGTGCGCTGTGCGAAGATCAGGGGTGGCGGCCGGTTGCAATTATTGGCCATTCGGCAGGGGCTGCGGTTGCCCTGCGCATGACCGAAATGATGCGCCGCCCCCCGCGTGCCGTTGTCGGCATAAATTCCGCCCTTGGCCCATTTGACGGATTTGCGGGCTGGCTGTTTCCGAAACTGGCGCGCGCGATGGCGGGCAGCCCCTTTATTGCCGCGATTGTGACAAGGCTTTCGTCGAAGCGCAAACAGGTTGAAAAACTGCTGGAAGGCACAGGCTCGCCGCTGGATGAAGACGGCATAGCGCTGTATCAGCGCCTTGTCAGCCGCACGTCCCATATCGAGGGGACATTGGGCATGATGGCGCAATGGGATCTGGAACCCCTGCTGGAGCGCTTGCCGCAGATTACCGTGCCTACGCTGCTGATTGCATCG
Proteins encoded in this window:
- a CDS encoding magnesium chelatase subunit D, whose translation is MEDPWARVTVALTLLAVDPAGLRGLWLRARAGPVRARVQDALVAFAPRKLHPSISDDALFGGLDLAATLGTGTMHHHAGLLGEGGILVLTMAERCPPALAVRLAQALDAQTDLGLIALDETAQDGEGLAPALCERLGLFLDLDALAWADTGPFALPMDQITQARARLSQVRITHDARTQVTGVAAALGIDSMRAPLLTLAAARAHAAWRGATELDAQDLALAVALVLAHRATAVPDAPPDDTPPPPPPQPSDDAAQTPPDTDGAQDIPDDMLIDAARAALPAGVLAKLQAGRVARAVQGQSSSGAVRKSKRRGRPLPSRAGALDSAGRVDVVATLRQAAPWQKLRRQSRPDARAGQVLLMPSDIRVRHFRAQTDRVLIFVVDASGSSALARLAEAKGAIELMLADAYATRDHVALVSFRGRNADLSLAPTRSLVQAKRQLAGLPGGGGTPLAGGLQVALETALHARGHGMAPTLALLTDGRGNIALDGSADRAAAGTDAVQLAQLIARQGIPALVIDTGLRPNPHLASLSAHMGATQIALPRADARALSATLSAAFGD
- the bchO gene encoding alpha/beta fold hydrolase BchO; translated protein: MRAVPQDWPLCEYSQLIRCRPHEWHVQIAGTGPDVLLLHGAGASGHSFHRLMGHMPGCRLIVPDLPGQGFTRAGGLMRLGLDAMADDLCALCEDQGWRPVAIIGHSAGAAVALRMTEMMRRPPRAVVGINSALGPFDGFAGWLFPKLARAMAGSPFIAAIVTRLSSKRKQVEKLLEGTGSPLDEDGIALYQRLVSRTSHIEGTLGMMAQWDLEPLLERLPQITVPTLLIASRGDLAVPVQVSRQASQQLARAQYVELAQGGHLVHEQFPDAVAALIVPWLAEHQGNLSVVPDGREPPQ